In Oryzihumus leptocrescens, the following are encoded in one genomic region:
- a CDS encoding peptidoglycan D,D-transpeptidase FtsI family protein, producing MLAVLFVFSIFGAQLVKIQALDAKKMATAALGSRLYTVTVPAMRGDITDTNGVVLATSIERRNVTADQTAVPEYQKTVNGHLTKVGVAGAAQDLAPLTGKSVEALTTILTGSRRFTYVAKGLSPLTWRRINELGIPGIYSEPTSQRTYPTSTAAASLVGFVGGDGTAGGGLELLMNRQLSGKPGTQTYERARDGRMIPTGEQSITPAVPGHTVQMTINSDLQWFAQNAIAQKVQQTKALAGTVIVENVHTGELLAVASYPTFDPNDIAKAKGNLDNRAFDEVYEPGSTGKVMTFASVLQEGVANPETPVTVPGTLPRAGTTFHDSHAHGIEHLTAAGVLAQSSNIGTIELGEKVPAATLHSYFTKFGVGQTSGIGFPGESPGLLTPVKDWSGSQRYTVMFGQGLSVNAIQAAGVFQTIANGGVRMPPTLIKGVRAPDGTMTPTPAPKPVQVVSAAVATQVREMLEGVVSSEGTAPEARVEGYRVAGKTGTADRYDPAVGGYRGKTASFIGFAPADKPELVVAVTLQRPVNGYFGGVVAGPVFSQVMTYALQAYKIAPTGTTPPTIKLRTDGQ from the coding sequence ATGCTCGCGGTGCTTTTCGTCTTCAGCATCTTCGGCGCCCAGCTGGTCAAGATCCAGGCGCTGGACGCCAAGAAGATGGCCACGGCGGCGCTGGGCAGCCGGCTCTACACCGTCACCGTGCCTGCGATGCGCGGCGACATCACCGACACCAACGGCGTGGTGCTGGCCACCAGCATCGAGCGCCGCAACGTCACTGCCGACCAGACCGCGGTCCCGGAGTACCAGAAGACGGTCAACGGGCACCTGACCAAGGTCGGCGTGGCCGGCGCGGCGCAGGACCTGGCCCCCCTCACCGGCAAGTCGGTCGAGGCGCTCACGACGATCCTCACCGGCAGCCGCCGCTTCACCTACGTGGCCAAGGGCCTGTCCCCGCTGACCTGGCGCCGGATCAACGAGCTGGGCATCCCCGGCATCTACAGCGAGCCCACCAGCCAGCGCACCTACCCGACCTCGACCGCGGCCGCGTCGCTGGTCGGCTTCGTCGGGGGTGACGGCACCGCCGGCGGCGGCCTGGAGCTGCTGATGAACCGCCAGCTGAGCGGCAAGCCGGGCACCCAGACCTACGAGCGTGCCCGCGACGGCCGGATGATCCCCACGGGGGAGCAGTCGATCACCCCAGCCGTGCCCGGCCACACGGTGCAGATGACGATCAACAGCGACCTGCAGTGGTTCGCCCAGAACGCCATCGCGCAGAAGGTGCAGCAGACCAAGGCGCTGGCGGGCACCGTGATCGTCGAGAACGTCCACACCGGTGAGCTGCTGGCCGTCGCCAGCTACCCGACGTTCGACCCCAACGACATCGCCAAGGCCAAGGGCAACCTCGACAACCGGGCCTTCGACGAGGTCTACGAGCCCGGCTCGACCGGCAAGGTGATGACCTTCGCCTCCGTCCTCCAGGAGGGCGTGGCCAACCCGGAGACCCCGGTGACGGTGCCCGGCACCCTGCCCCGCGCCGGCACGACGTTCCACGACTCCCACGCCCACGGCATCGAGCACCTGACGGCCGCCGGCGTCCTGGCCCAGTCCAGCAACATCGGCACCATCGAGCTCGGCGAGAAGGTGCCCGCGGCCACGCTGCACAGCTACTTCACCAAGTTCGGCGTCGGCCAGACGTCGGGCATCGGCTTCCCCGGTGAGAGCCCCGGCCTGCTGACGCCCGTCAAGGACTGGAGCGGCTCCCAGCGCTACACCGTGATGTTCGGCCAGGGCCTGTCGGTCAACGCCATCCAGGCCGCCGGCGTCTTCCAGACGATCGCCAACGGCGGGGTCCGCATGCCGCCGACGCTGATCAAGGGCGTCCGGGCCCCGGACGGGACGATGACGCCCACCCCGGCCCCCAAGCCGGTGCAGGTGGTGTCCGCGGCGGTGGCGACACAGGTGCGCGAGATGCTCGAGGGCGTCGTCAGCAGCGAGGGCACCGCGCCGGAGGCCCGCGTCGAGGGCTACCGCGTCGCCGGCAAGACCGGCACCGCCGACCGCTACGACCCCGCCGTCGGGGGCTACCGCGGCAAGACCGCGTCGTTCATCGGATTCGCCCCGGCGGACAAGCCCGAGCTCGTCGTCGCCGTGACGCTGCAGCGCCCGGTCAACGGCTACTTCGGTGGTGTCGTGGCCGGCCCGGTGTTCTCGCAGGTCATGACCTACGCGCTGCAGGCCTACAAGATCGCCCCGACCGGGACGACTCCGCCCACCATCAAGCTCCGGACCGACGGGCAGTAA
- the rsmH gene encoding 16S rRNA (cytosine(1402)-N(4))-methyltransferase RsmH: MNARGTAEQRHVPVLRDRILDLLAPALAEPGSVYVDGTLGMGGHAEAVLQRCPNARVVGIDRDTEALELAGERLAAFGDRFTPVHAVYDEVADVLDDLDLPQVQAVLFDFGVSSLQLDEADRGFAYAQDAPLDMRMDQTRGITAAEVLNTYDAADLERILKEYGEERFARRIAGAIVRERAKEPFTTSARLVELLRAAVPAASQKSGGHPGKRTFQALRIEVNQELEAIGTALPAAIDALALGGRIAVLSYHSLEDRLTKRVLAAGARSSTPAGLPVELPEHAAYLRLLTRGAEEPGAAEIEANPRAASARLRAAERTRATKGHTA; this comes from the coding sequence ATGAACGCACGAGGGACCGCCGAGCAGCGGCACGTCCCCGTCCTGCGTGACCGCATCCTGGACCTGCTCGCGCCCGCGCTGGCCGAGCCGGGCTCGGTCTACGTGGACGGCACCCTCGGCATGGGCGGGCACGCCGAGGCGGTGCTCCAGCGCTGCCCCAACGCGCGGGTGGTCGGCATCGACCGCGACACCGAGGCGCTGGAGCTGGCGGGGGAGCGGTTGGCCGCGTTCGGCGACCGGTTCACCCCGGTGCACGCCGTCTACGACGAGGTCGCCGACGTCCTCGACGACCTGGACCTGCCGCAGGTGCAGGCGGTGCTCTTCGACTTCGGGGTGTCCTCGCTGCAGCTCGACGAGGCCGACCGCGGCTTCGCCTACGCCCAGGACGCGCCGCTGGACATGCGCATGGACCAGACCCGGGGCATCACCGCCGCGGAGGTCCTCAACACCTACGACGCGGCCGACCTCGAGCGCATCCTCAAGGAGTACGGCGAGGAGCGCTTCGCCCGCCGGATCGCGGGTGCCATCGTCCGCGAGCGCGCCAAGGAGCCGTTCACCACCTCCGCGCGCCTCGTCGAGCTGCTGCGCGCCGCGGTGCCCGCGGCCTCGCAGAAGAGCGGCGGCCACCCGGGCAAGCGCACCTTCCAGGCGCTGCGCATCGAGGTCAACCAGGAGCTGGAGGCCATCGGGACGGCGCTGCCCGCCGCGATCGACGCCCTCGCCTTGGGCGGCCGGATCGCGGTGCTGTCCTACCACTCGCTGGAGGACCGGCTGACCAAGCGGGTCCTCGCCGCCGGGGCACGCAGCAGCACCCCGGCCGGCCTGCCGGTGGAGCTGCCCGAGCACGCGGCCTACCTGCGACTGCTCACCCGCGGCGCCGAGGAACCCGGCGCCGCCGAGATCGAAGCCAACCCCCGCGCAGCCTCGGCCCGGCTCCGGGCCGCCGAACGCACCCGGGCCACGAAGGGACACACCGCATGA
- the mraZ gene encoding division/cell wall cluster transcriptional repressor MraZ: MFLGTHTPRLDDKGRLFLPAKFRDRLAGGLVVTRGQERCLYVFPMDEFVRVAESIRQAPVTSKAARDYARVFLSGASDEIPDKQGRVTIPATLREYAGLSRDCTVIGAGSRVEVWDSTAWATYLEGTEQAFAEQAEEVIPGLL, encoded by the coding sequence GTGTTCCTCGGCACGCACACCCCCCGGCTGGACGACAAGGGCCGGCTGTTCCTCCCCGCCAAATTCCGGGACCGCCTCGCCGGCGGCCTGGTGGTCACCCGCGGGCAGGAGCGCTGCCTCTACGTCTTCCCCATGGACGAGTTCGTCCGCGTGGCCGAGTCGATCCGGCAGGCGCCCGTCACCAGCAAGGCCGCCCGCGACTACGCGCGCGTCTTCCTCTCCGGCGCCTCCGACGAGATCCCCGACAAGCAGGGCCGGGTCACCATCCCCGCGACCCTGCGCGAGTACGCCGGCCTGAGCCGGGACTGCACCGTCATCGGCGCCGGCTCCCGCGTCGAGGTCTGGGACAGCACCGCATGGGCCACCTACCTCGAGGGCACCGAGCAGGCGTTCGCCGAGCAGGCCGAGGAGGTGATCCCCGGACTCCTCTGA
- a CDS encoding AAA family ATPase yields the protein MDVESGTQAGGNDSLELVGDVAGRISTAMQSVIEGKPDVVTTAITVLLAGGHLLIEDVPGVGKTMLAKALARSIDCSVRRIQFTPDLLPSDITGVSVFNQDLRDFEFRPGAIFANVVVGDEINRASPKTQSAMLECMEEGQVTVDGQTYELHKPFIVMATQNPIEMEGTYPLPEAQRDRFMARISMGYPSPAAEVAMLESHGDTSPLDDLVPVTDGETVAKLIETVRTLWTSPAVKQYVVDLITATRSTPALRLGASPRASLHLLRSARAHAALAGRDHVLPDDVQALLVPVLAHRLLLTGETQLARRTPADVLHEIVRRVPVPAAGR from the coding sequence ATGGACGTGGAGTCGGGGACCCAGGCGGGTGGCAACGACAGCCTCGAGCTGGTCGGAGACGTGGCCGGGCGGATCAGCACTGCCATGCAGTCGGTCATCGAGGGCAAGCCTGACGTCGTGACGACCGCGATCACCGTGCTGCTGGCCGGCGGGCACCTGCTCATCGAGGACGTGCCCGGCGTCGGCAAGACGATGCTGGCCAAGGCGCTGGCCCGCTCGATCGACTGCTCGGTGCGCCGGATCCAGTTCACCCCGGACCTGCTGCCCAGCGACATCACCGGCGTGAGCGTCTTCAACCAGGACCTGCGCGACTTCGAGTTCCGCCCGGGCGCGATCTTCGCCAACGTGGTGGTCGGCGACGAGATCAACCGCGCCTCGCCCAAGACCCAGTCGGCGATGCTGGAGTGCATGGAGGAGGGCCAGGTCACCGTCGACGGCCAGACCTACGAGCTGCACAAGCCGTTCATCGTCATGGCCACGCAGAACCCCATCGAGATGGAGGGCACCTACCCGCTGCCGGAGGCCCAGCGCGACCGGTTCATGGCGCGCATCTCCATGGGCTACCCCTCCCCCGCGGCCGAGGTGGCCATGCTGGAGTCCCACGGCGACACCTCGCCGCTGGACGACCTCGTGCCCGTCACGGACGGCGAGACGGTGGCCAAGCTCATCGAGACGGTCCGCACCCTGTGGACCAGCCCGGCGGTGAAGCAGTACGTCGTCGACCTCATCACCGCGACCCGCAGCACCCCGGCCCTGCGCCTCGGCGCCTCGCCGCGCGCGTCGCTGCACCTGCTGCGCAGCGCTCGGGCGCACGCCGCCCTTGCCGGGCGCGACCACGTGCTGCCCGACGACGTGCAGGCCCTGCTGGTGCCCGTGCTCGCGCACCGGCTCCTGCTCACCGGCGAGACCCAGCTCGCGCGGCGCACCCCCGCCGACGTGCTGCACGAGATCGTCCGCCGGGTCCCCGTCCCCGCAGCCGGTCGGTGA
- a CDS encoding transglutaminase TgpA family protein, producing MSARPGEAALAALATITAIWPVTTLLDSGEWVRGAVAMVLVVALVGVAARSARLRGWQVALAQAVVAAVVAGWLYGRGHLWHGLPGIETVTAFNSLLVDARGTIESFTAPAPTTRGLSLLVGLVAGVVAVVVDYLAVTRRSAAMAGLPLLAAFLGSSANSGSSLHPAFFIALAVVWLVMVGRQGTGLVRRWSTTTATPLTPVSSASSVGDTGAAGTATLGRSLGVVAIAAALLVPLALPHLPTRFLLSGLGRNDDSSGSGGSVGFSQSLDLARDLADRSTRPVLTYRTTASAPPPLRVTVSSTYVNGSWLPPRRSVDRTATSADPSVPTPTGLDPAVPKRRETVSVLGNLLEPPNLAAPYPLAGADLGGTRWGLDNRTQSLLVADQVSGYDLSYWDVEPTDSMLRVGVPGATTNRVVDPRDLQVDSRSAARVRALADAVTKGRTNAYDKALAIQEFLRSNGGFTYSLTLAPPVTDQSGRVLPLDPLSHFLVTRQGYCVQFSTAMIMMARAQGIPARIAVGFLPGHVDRGLWTVAVADAHAWPELYLDGIGWLRFEPTPAARSGAAPIYATVLPGSSADEGRPTDNTASGSSSSTRKQDLLERANDVATPQTALPGGGARASWVDHLPHGWSLVLLAVLLGLVGAAAAPAGALWSRRRRLRSAPDGAGRVEAQWVALTEQLADLGMPAPPSRTPRQLHDHYVREAYLDHDGEQALGRVLGTLERARYAPPRADVVDVRQDAQRVLRAVAPTRPLWLRLRAVVIPSAGTAEVRRLRRRAARVLGSPFRAVAALVRRLTQR from the coding sequence GTGAGCGCGCGACCGGGCGAGGCCGCCCTCGCCGCCCTGGCCACCATCACCGCCATCTGGCCGGTGACCACGCTGCTGGACTCCGGCGAGTGGGTCCGCGGAGCCGTCGCCATGGTCCTCGTGGTCGCCCTGGTCGGCGTCGCCGCCCGCTCGGCCCGGCTGCGCGGCTGGCAGGTGGCCCTGGCGCAGGCCGTCGTAGCGGCGGTCGTGGCGGGCTGGCTCTACGGCCGCGGGCACCTGTGGCACGGACTGCCCGGCATCGAGACCGTGACGGCGTTCAACAGCCTGCTCGTCGACGCGCGCGGGACGATCGAGAGCTTCACCGCACCCGCACCGACCACACGTGGCCTGTCCCTGCTCGTCGGGCTGGTCGCCGGGGTGGTCGCCGTGGTCGTGGACTACCTCGCGGTCACCCGCCGGTCCGCGGCGATGGCCGGCCTGCCGCTCCTGGCCGCCTTCCTCGGCTCCTCCGCCAACAGCGGGTCCTCCCTGCACCCGGCGTTCTTCATCGCCCTGGCCGTCGTGTGGCTCGTGATGGTCGGCCGCCAGGGCACCGGGCTGGTGCGCCGGTGGAGCACCACCACTGCCACGCCCCTGACGCCGGTCAGCTCGGCGTCGTCCGTGGGCGACACCGGAGCGGCGGGCACCGCGACGCTCGGAAGGTCGCTCGGCGTGGTGGCGATCGCCGCTGCCCTCCTGGTGCCGCTGGCCCTCCCCCACCTGCCCACCCGGTTCCTGCTGTCGGGACTGGGCCGCAACGACGACAGCAGCGGCAGCGGTGGCAGCGTCGGCTTCAGCCAGAGCCTGGACCTGGCCCGCGACCTGGCCGACCGCAGCACCCGGCCCGTCCTGACCTACCGGACCACCGCGAGCGCGCCACCGCCACTGCGGGTGACGGTCAGCTCGACCTACGTGAACGGCAGCTGGCTGCCGCCGCGGCGCAGTGTCGACCGGACCGCCACGAGCGCGGACCCGTCGGTGCCGACGCCGACCGGGCTCGACCCGGCCGTGCCCAAGCGACGCGAGACGGTCAGCGTGCTGGGCAACCTGCTCGAGCCCCCGAACCTGGCGGCGCCCTACCCTCTGGCCGGGGCGGACCTCGGCGGGACCCGTTGGGGCCTCGACAACCGCACCCAGTCGCTGCTCGTCGCCGACCAGGTCTCCGGCTACGACCTGTCCTACTGGGACGTCGAGCCCACCGACAGCATGCTGCGCGTGGGGGTGCCCGGTGCCACCACGAACCGGGTCGTCGACCCCCGCGACCTGCAGGTCGACAGCCGCTCGGCCGCCCGGGTGCGCGCCCTCGCCGACGCGGTCACCAAGGGACGCACCAACGCCTACGACAAGGCCCTGGCCATCCAGGAGTTCCTGCGCAGCAACGGCGGGTTCACCTACTCCCTGACGCTGGCCCCGCCGGTCACCGACCAGTCCGGCCGCGTGCTGCCGCTCGACCCGCTGTCGCACTTCCTGGTCACGCGCCAGGGCTACTGCGTGCAGTTCTCCACCGCGATGATCATGATGGCGCGCGCGCAGGGCATCCCCGCGCGGATCGCGGTCGGCTTCCTGCCGGGCCACGTCGACCGCGGCCTCTGGACGGTCGCGGTCGCCGACGCCCACGCCTGGCCGGAGCTGTACCTCGACGGGATCGGCTGGCTGCGCTTCGAGCCGACGCCGGCCGCCCGCAGCGGTGCCGCGCCCATCTACGCCACCGTCCTGCCGGGCTCCAGCGCCGACGAGGGACGCCCCACCGACAACACCGCGAGCGGAAGCAGCTCCTCGACGCGCAAGCAGGACCTGCTCGAGCGCGCCAACGACGTGGCCACCCCGCAGACGGCGCTGCCCGGCGGCGGCGCGCGCGCCTCCTGGGTGGACCACCTGCCGCACGGGTGGTCGCTGGTGCTCCTCGCGGTGCTCCTCGGGCTCGTCGGCGCGGCCGCCGCCCCTGCAGGAGCGCTGTGGTCACGTCGGAGGCGGCTGCGCTCGGCTCCCGACGGCGCCGGCCGGGTCGAGGCGCAGTGGGTGGCGCTCACCGAACAGCTCGCCGACCTGGGCATGCCCGCGCCGCCGAGCCGGACCCCGCGCCAGCTGCATGACCACTACGTGCGCGAGGCCTACCTCGACCACGACGGCGAGCAGGCCCTCGGCCGGGTCCTCGGCACCCTGGAGCGGGCCCGCTACGCCCCGCCCCGCGCTGACGTCGTGGACGTGCGCCAGGACGCCCAGCGCGTCCTGCGGGCCGTGGCGCCGACCCGGCCGCTCTGGCTCCGGCTGCGCGCGGTGGTCATCCCCTCCGCCGGGACGGCCGAGGTGCGTCGCCTGCGCCGGCGAGCAGCGCGGGTCCTGGGCAGCCCGTTCCGGGCGGTGGCGGCACTGGTCCGGCGCCTGACCCAGCGCTGA
- a CDS encoding DUF58 domain-containing protein, whose product MTRFKDVLTTRGRAFVAAGLTLVVTGLGLGLGDLTRIGVLLVALTVLASLTSRRALPELSVDRRVRPARLAVDEVATVEVEFGNTGARRSPILMAEERVDYTLGDRPRFVLPRMAPGERRVVSYAIRSHLRGRHRLGPLTLRIRDPFGLSARAVALSSTSEVLVLPRVEELTSGRAGGEGIGAEGVIPHMVALHGEDDVAIREYRDGDDLRRIHWPATAHQGELMVRQEDRPARRRAVLVLDSRAAGHRGSGASGSFEWAVSAVASVAVHLANHGYAVHLVSHESVTEGRSAEIIDVDSALEALALAGTDPGPTLDDVLHAAHPLTAAGGLVVAVATDHDEELLRQLLTLRQPGGVALLLLLDSASFAHGGSTGDSRAEDLAEVARAAGWGTRVVRSGESIARAWAAVSTGSSRIGVGG is encoded by the coding sequence ATGACCCGGTTCAAGGACGTGCTCACGACCAGGGGCCGGGCCTTCGTCGCGGCCGGGCTGACGCTCGTGGTCACCGGTCTCGGGCTCGGCCTGGGCGACCTGACCCGGATCGGGGTGCTGCTGGTCGCCCTGACCGTGCTGGCGTCGCTGACCAGCCGCCGCGCCCTGCCGGAGCTGAGCGTGGACCGTCGGGTCCGGCCCGCGCGGCTGGCCGTGGACGAGGTGGCCACCGTCGAGGTCGAGTTCGGCAACACCGGCGCGCGACGCTCGCCGATCCTCATGGCCGAGGAGCGCGTCGACTACACCCTGGGCGACCGGCCCCGCTTCGTGCTGCCGCGCATGGCTCCGGGCGAGCGCCGCGTGGTCAGCTACGCGATCCGGTCGCACCTGCGCGGACGGCACCGCCTGGGGCCGCTGACCCTGCGCATCCGGGACCCGTTCGGGCTGTCCGCGCGGGCGGTGGCCCTGAGCTCGACCAGCGAGGTGCTCGTGCTCCCCCGCGTCGAGGAGCTGACCAGTGGCCGCGCCGGCGGCGAGGGGATCGGCGCCGAGGGCGTCATCCCGCACATGGTGGCGCTGCACGGCGAGGACGACGTGGCGATCCGCGAGTACCGCGATGGCGACGACCTGCGTCGCATCCACTGGCCGGCCACCGCCCATCAGGGCGAGCTCATGGTCCGCCAGGAGGACCGGCCCGCCCGGCGCCGGGCCGTGCTCGTGCTGGACTCGCGCGCCGCGGGCCACCGCGGCTCCGGGGCCTCCGGCTCATTCGAGTGGGCGGTCAGCGCGGTCGCCTCCGTCGCGGTGCACCTGGCCAACCACGGGTATGCCGTGCACCTGGTCAGTCACGAGTCGGTCACCGAAGGTCGCTCCGCCGAGATCATCGACGTGGACTCCGCCCTCGAGGCGCTTGCCCTGGCCGGCACGGACCCCGGCCCGACCCTCGACGACGTGCTGCACGCGGCCCACCCCCTGACCGCGGCCGGGGGCCTGGTCGTGGCGGTCGCCACCGACCACGACGAGGAGCTGCTGCGCCAGCTGCTGACCCTGCGCCAGCCGGGCGGTGTGGCACTGCTGCTGCTGCTCGACTCCGCCAGCTTCGCCCACGGGGGCAGCACCGGAGACAGCCGTGCCGAGGACCTCGCCGAGGTCGCCCGGGCCGCCGGGTGGGGCACCCGGGTGGTGCGCTCCGGGGAGTCGATCGCCCGGGCCTGGGCCGCGGTGTCGACCGGCTCGAGCCGGATCGGGGTGGGTGGGTGA
- the sat gene encoding sulfate adenylyltransferase: protein MHGDRGLAPPHGGKLVDLVVDEARAAELLAMGDRWPSWVLTERQRCDLDLLACGAFSPLTGFLGRADHASVCERMRLADGTLWPIPVTLDVDDRTRDAALVWGHLALRDDDGQLLAVLGVHEAWRADPQLEAEAVFGRCDPAHPSVDHLLYRAHRWYLAGRLEVLPSARTLDAAGPRFTPAGLRAHFDRLGITRVVAFNTRNPMHRAHQELTLRAARETGAHLLIHPVVGPTKPGDVDVATRVACYESLLPTYRSGQATLALLPLAMRMGGPREALWHAIIRQNFGATHMIVGRDHAGPGQDSLGRPFYDPYAAQALVRRHQDELAVSMVSFPQLGYVEDTDSYEPVDQVPPGTQVSVISGTEVRRRLARGQALPSWFTPPAVASVLRRRYPPLPERGVTVVLVGEPGAETTATAAELACRLQSLGRRVRRIGDEGSRTDQATQTPAPVADLAGLSARAVESTRAGDIALCTVHTADAPALERMRIEVEAWGGFFLVPVAPAGTAGRSGSPRSSGSARARVEALLGQLRAHGFLTGQEDQVSA from the coding sequence ATGCACGGGGACCGGGGCCTGGCGCCTCCGCACGGCGGGAAGCTGGTCGACCTGGTGGTCGACGAGGCCCGCGCGGCCGAGCTCTTGGCGATGGGGGACCGGTGGCCGTCCTGGGTCCTCACCGAGCGGCAACGCTGCGACCTTGACCTGCTGGCCTGCGGTGCCTTCTCCCCGCTGACCGGCTTCCTCGGCCGGGCCGACCACGCGTCGGTCTGCGAGCGGATGCGCCTCGCGGACGGCACGCTGTGGCCGATCCCGGTGACCCTGGACGTGGACGACCGCACCCGCGACGCGGCGCTGGTGTGGGGGCACCTGGCCCTGCGCGACGACGACGGGCAGCTGCTCGCGGTGCTCGGCGTGCACGAGGCCTGGCGGGCGGACCCGCAGCTGGAGGCCGAGGCGGTGTTCGGCCGCTGCGACCCGGCGCACCCCAGCGTCGACCACCTGCTCTACCGCGCGCACCGGTGGTACCTCGCCGGCCGGCTCGAGGTGCTGCCGTCCGCGCGGACCCTCGACGCGGCGGGGCCGCGGTTCACCCCGGCCGGCCTGCGCGCCCACTTCGACCGGCTCGGCATCACCCGGGTGGTCGCCTTCAACACCCGCAACCCGATGCACCGCGCGCATCAGGAGCTGACCCTGCGGGCGGCGCGGGAGACGGGGGCCCACCTGCTCATCCACCCGGTCGTCGGCCCCACCAAGCCCGGCGACGTCGACGTGGCCACCCGGGTCGCCTGCTACGAGAGCCTGCTGCCGACCTACCGCAGCGGCCAGGCGACCCTGGCCCTGCTGCCGCTGGCCATGCGCATGGGCGGGCCGCGGGAGGCCCTGTGGCACGCGATCATCCGGCAGAACTTCGGCGCCACCCACATGATCGTCGGCCGGGACCACGCCGGCCCGGGGCAGGACAGCCTGGGCCGTCCCTTCTACGACCCGTATGCCGCGCAGGCGCTGGTGCGCCGGCACCAGGACGAGCTCGCGGTCTCGATGGTCTCCTTCCCGCAGCTCGGCTACGTCGAGGACACCGACAGCTACGAGCCGGTGGACCAGGTCCCGCCCGGCACGCAGGTCAGCGTCATCTCGGGCACCGAGGTGCGGCGCCGCCTGGCCCGGGGCCAGGCCCTGCCCTCCTGGTTCACGCCGCCCGCGGTCGCCTCGGTGCTGCGGCGCCGCTACCCGCCTCTGCCCGAACGCGGCGTGACCGTGGTCCTGGTGGGTGAGCCCGGTGCGGAGACCACAGCCACGGCGGCCGAGCTCGCCTGTCGCCTGCAGTCCCTCGGCCGCCGGGTCCGGCGGATCGGCGACGAGGGCAGCCGCACGGACCAGGCGACCCAGACCCCCGCGCCGGTGGCCGACCTGGCGGGGCTGAGCGCCCGCGCCGTGGAGTCCACGCGGGCCGGGGACATCGCGTTGTGCACTGTCCACACCGCCGACGCCCCGGCGTTGGAGCGGATGCGGATCGAGGTCGAGGCCTGGGGCGGCTTCTTCCTCGTACCGGTGGCCCCGGCCGGAACGGCAGGCCGGTCGGGGTCACCGCGTTCTTCCGGGTCCGCGAGGGCCAGGGTCGAGGCTCTGTTGGGGCAGCTGCGCGCCCATGGGTTCCTCACCGGCCAGGAGGACCAGGTCAGCGCCTGA